DNA sequence from the Myxocyprinus asiaticus isolate MX2 ecotype Aquarium Trade chromosome 3, UBuf_Myxa_2, whole genome shotgun sequence genome:
cactatagtcttatggattacttttatgctgactatatctcctttttggagcttcaaagttctggtcaccatttacttgcactgtatggagctacagagctgaaatattcttctaaaaatcttaatttgtgttcagcagaagaaagaaagtcatacacatctgggatgacatgaaggtgaggaaattttactttttggttcaactatccctttaagtgggaGGGGAAATCATGTCACTCAGTTTCACTCACATAAGCGGTTTCAGTCTGTGCGTTGTTTGGTGACACAATGTTTTAGGCTCTAgattcttttggaactattttcatagGCGGAGAAGAAATTAagagaataaacaaaaaaaaaaaatgtccttaaaatgtaaattactcaATATCATTGTGTTGTTTGacaaactgttttataaaagcaacatCACAATCATAACtgtgctgttgttctgaatatcagcacagctgtgattactGATGTTCAGAACAACAGCAGTCTTGCGTGTATTATACTGACTAATTTAATATCTGCAGACAGCATCTCTGACATTCGATCAACTACAACAgacaattattttgactcgtcgctcagtttgtaaagaaaaaaaaaactatttaaattgatacacttataatggaagtctatgggacatgtacactggcggccaaaagtttgaattttgctcttatggaaagaaattggtacttttattcaccaaagtggcattcaactgatcacaatgtatagtcaggtcattaataacatgaaaaattactattacaatttgaaaaaaatgttgagaacttcttaaactacttcaaagagatctcatcaaaaaatcctccacgtgcagcaatgacagctttgcagatccttattattctagctgtcagtttgtccagatactcaggtgatatttcaccccacacttcctgtagcacttgccatagatgtggctgtcttgtcgggcacttctcacacaccttacagtctagctgatcccacaaaatctcaatggggttaagatccataacactcttttccaattatctgttgtccaatgtctgtgtttctttgtccactctaaccttttctttttgtttttctgtttcaaaagtggctttttctttgcaattcttcccataaggcctgcacccctgagtcttctctttactgttgtacatgaaactggtgttgagcgggtagaattcaatgaagctgtcagctgaggacatgtgaggcgtctatttctcaaactagagactctgatgtacttatcctcttgtttagttgtacatctggtcttccacatctctttctgtccttgttagagccagttgtcctttgtctttgaagactgtagtgtacacctttgtatgaaatcttcagttttttggcaatttcaagcattgtatagccttcattcctcaaaacaatgattgactgatgagtttctagagaaagctgtttcttttttgccattttttacctaatattgaccttaagacatgccagtctattgcataatgtggcaactcaaaaacaaacacaaagacaatgttaagcttcatttaatgaaccaaatatctttcaactgtgtttgatataatggcaagtgattttctagcaccaaatgatcaatttagcatgattactcaaggataaggtgttggagtgatggcggctgtctagatttgatcaaaaatgacttttttcaaatagtgatggtgctgtttttaacatcagtaatgtcctgactatactttgtgatcagttgaatgccactttggtgaattaaagtaccaatttacttccgaaacagcaaaatctgtacattattccaaacatttggccaccaatGTATAAAGAACCACAAATAAATGCTTAAAATGCAACTATCACTGTTTTTTCCTACTATAACCATAACTCTGAACCAATGTTTGCATGagagtgttataaaatcacttaccaacccTGACTGTGCAgagatatatatttaatattttaacaatgtCATGGCcagctaaaaaaataaacctGGTTACGTTTGCTTGGTATCAGTGTAAGGGTAGCAGAAAGTGGTGTCATGACTATTTGTAAAAGCGCTGCTTACAtggaacaaactccagccacagGAATTACATCAGCAACACAACCAGAAGTTcatctgtgtaaaaaaaaaaagtcctacaTCAATTTAGacactttacagatcaaataataagAGCATAGAATAAAAatgtagagttctggcaaactagccacaagcttgccacaaatttgccactcattattttcacatgcaaatgaggttGTGATTCGTAGCAAATGTTtatcagaagtttgcagctcatcACCTGTAGTGGTGAACCAGCAGCAaacatttggcaacaatggacaaattGCCACAAagttaatttgcatgtgaaaattatcagtggcaaatttgacACGAACTCTCGATTTTGTAAGGGAGTTTTTAATGAAGCATTCATACAATCTTCACTTCTTTTAAACCCTCTGAAAAGCTggtcccatagacttccattgtaaatgtcttttCCTGTAACACATTTcctttttacaaactgagggatgagttgACGTTATTATCAGTGGTAATCAACAACACAGAAATTAAGTTGAATATAAtcagaaacattaattaaatcttCTTGAAAACATTGTCAAATGTAGATGTCAATTAAAGATGCTACTGAAAAAGATTAAACAAGTTCAGGTGATCATGCATGGAGAAGATCAGATAAATGTTCTGTTCACACTGAATACACAGGAGGAATAGTGCCGGAAGCTTTCAGTTATGATACTTAAAAAGCGCAGTAGAGATGCGCTTGTCCATGACGTGATCCAATGGGATGAATTACAATCATTTGTTGTTCATGTGTTTGTAAATGTTGTCAGTCACAGTTGATTGATATTAAGTGTGATCAAATGAGAATACATtcaggaaataaaaataaaaaaatgtgttaagctTAAAGACATATTTAGTTGCAGCTCCTGTATGGATCAGGTGTTTGGACTGTTGGGCTGTTGTCTCTGTCGACATTCTAGTGTTAAAATTCCTCATCACCGTCTGTAATGGAGCTCAGATGAAAACGTGGTATGGTGGATGTTTGTTGAGGTGTGTAATGGAGGAGGGCTGTGGAGTTTGGTTTGGTGCTGGAGTGCTCATCATCAGATGAAGGTGGAGTCGAGCGCGCTGCTGTCGTGAGTGTTGCGAGCTCGAGCCTCAAACAGCTGCTTGATCAGAGCAGATTTCTCCTGCTCCAGTTGAGTGATGCGCTCACTTTTCTCTGTAACTTCCTGTAAGATAGGAAATCACAGTGATACCGATGGAATAATAGGGCCGAAAATATCAACATGCTCAGTCAACCCCTTATAATGATGTTACATTCTTCtagttaatgtaaaataaaatattaacagGTTCATTCTATCTTGAGCTGAAAAGTTTTTAATAACACTGTCAGAAGACAGAAGAGAATGTTACTTGATTTGACCGTTTTGTGAACACAAAAACAGAGTAAAGTTACACCTTCTCAATAGTTCAATGGTCTGGAGCCATTTATTCAATTTATACTACAGCAGAGTTGGGCAGTATGATGGTGTCATGAGTCTGACCTGTGTGAGGAGTCGGTTCTGCTCCTTCAGTATGAGGATGGCCTGAGGAGGTGCAGGAGGAGCGCTGTAGGAGCTGCTGGCAGACAGTGAGCTCCCAGATGGCAGCGCCTGCAGAACACCACAGACACACTGAATATTCAGACAATACTCATTCTCAATGACATGGTGTTTGATTATTAATGGCTGTCTGGACAGATCAGCTGGACAAATAAATTAAtctcttttgtgcagtgagaatcTTTCATTAATTTCAGAAAAATATTGCTGCTAAAATAAATCAGAGCAAATTATCTTGAAATTATCAAACAAACAACATATTTTATTCACATATTTAGAAAAACTGACACTTATGATTGATCaccttaattaaaaaaataacatgagtAAACATAAATAACAGATCTAACTGAAAGAATGTTTAATACAAACCGTCTCAGAGAATGAAATCAAATCATTCAGACAGCGTGTCACTTCCTGTAGTTTAGGCAGAAGAAGATCCATCCGACTCTGACAAGATTCAGCGAAAAACTCCTGATGAAATAGAGCACCAATGGATGatcattaaaataataacataatgatgaatatattagtatttaatttaaatacGTTGATGAGTTTGAGGCTGAACTACTGAGGGTTTTTTCAAATTGACTAAAACCATCATATATGAGTAAAATTACTGTAACGTGCAAACATTATCGTATAGAGTGGACGTACAGTTGATTGATGACTTTGGCCAACTTGTCTCTGTGTCTCAGTGACATTGTGGATCCGGGTCTGGTACCATTCTCTGGCTTGCTCCAACACATCCAGCCCGGCCAGAAGAGAATCTTTCTCCTGTTCCAGCTCCTTCATCTGCTTTAACTGACAGGACAACAGGAAATACGCAGCATTACAACAGGAAACATGCAGTTTTACAACAGGAAATATGCAGTATTACAAAAGGAAACGTGCAACAATACAACAGGAAACATGTACTATTACAACAGGACACGCGCAGCATTATAACAGGAAACGCACAGCATTACAACAGGAAATGAACAACATTACAACAGATACCATGCAGCATTACAAAAGGAAGCGTGCAGCATTACAACAGGAAATGGAAATGTGCAGCATTACAACAGGAAACACGCAGCATTACAACAGGAAATGGAAAAGCGCAGCATTACAACAGGAAACATGCAACATTACAACAGGAAACAGCCAGCATTACAACAGGAAACGTACTATTACAACAGGACACGCGTAGCATTCTAACAGGAAACGGCCAGCATTACAACAGGAAACGGCCAGCATTACAACAGGAAATGGCCAGCATTAAAATAGGAAACAGCCAGCAGTACAACAGGAAATGGCCAGCATTACAACAGGAAATGGCCAGCATTACAACAGGAAACAGCCAGCATTACAACAGGAAATGGCCAGCATTACAACAGGAAACGGCCAGCATTACAACAGGAAATGGCCAGCATTACAACAGGAAATGGCCAGCATTACAACAGGAAATGGCCAGCATTACAACAGGAAATGCGCAGCATTACAACAGGAAATGGAAATGCGCAGCATTACAACAGGAAACAAGCATTAATACAACAGGACACGCAGCATTACAACAGGAAACATGTACTATTACAACAGAACACGCGTAGCATTCTAACAGGAAACACGCAGCATTACAACAGGAAATGGAAATGGCCAGCATTACAACAGGAAATGGCCAGCATTACAACAGGAAATGCGCAGCATTACAACAGGAAATGGCCAGCATTACAACAGGAAATGCGCAGCATTACAACAGGAAATGGAAATGCGCAGCATTACAACAGGAAACAAGCATTAATACAACAGGACACatgcagcattacaacaggaAACATGTACTATTACAACAGGAAACGCGTAGCATTCTAACAGGAAATGCACAACATTACATATGATGTAATACCATGATACCatgcagcattacaacaggaAATGTGCAGTATTACAACAGGAAATGGAAATGCGCAGCATTACAACAGGAAACAAGCATCAATACAACAGGAAACTTGCAGCATTACAACAGGAAACACACAGAAATACAACAGGAAACATGTTCTATTACAAAAGGACATGCACAGCATTACAACAGGAAACTTGCAACATTACAATTGGATTAGattgatgtttattttaaagtgtcatttgaattaagaaatattttgggTTGAATTTTTTCATGTTACAATAAATTAATTGACTTTTTCCAAATCAAAATCGACTAGTAGAAGTGAAGGGTGTtctgataaaatcactgttaatGCAAGCCATTaattgtgtcagtagatgaaaatgattaataatacatacattctctataatttaatggagcataAATCCAAACCTTGACAAGAACCATATTTTCCATAAATATAAAatgagcatgtcactgtcatagaaatatgcctgacattcaaggaTGCAGTTAACGTACAAAGAacgcaagtccatatttctattcttctaattcctTGCATACAGTCCACTTACATCACCAACATCTTATGAATGTttcgtctttgtttatatcgctggtgcaaGTCCCTGTCTCCCAAACAGTTCCCATAACTTATAACTGTCTTGTCTATTAACAAAAAGGcaaatagtaataaaacatttatcataTATTGTCTACAAATATGCGGATTGGATATCTTTCTGAGATTTTATTCACAAACTTAAAACTTGCGCAAATCCAGCAGTTTCTTCCTGTGAAGTGCATATTCCTGTGAATCATAGATCTTCATAGTCTATGATCATAGATAGTCTTTTAATCCTTAGctagccaacaaaagtgcctagccaggtttaaatccctgTTGCGCTGACAgggcacgttgtaacactgcATTACAATGCATTacacctcagcagaaatccagatttgtcagaccaggcgatgtttttctaTTCGTCTACTGTCcggttttggtgagcctgtgcccacttcagcctcagtttcctgttctaagctgacagtagtggtacccggaggggtcttctgctgctgtagcccatacTGTTGTGTGTTCGGAAACACtcttctgcatagcactgttgtaacacgtgtttatttgtgttactgtcaccttcctgtcagctcaaaccagtctggcaattctcctctggcctctgtcattaacaagcagTTTTAgcccacagaactgcagctcgttggatgttttttgtttttcgcaccattctctttacactctagcgactgttgcacgtgaaaatcccaagagatctggcaccaacaattatgccacgctccaaatcactgagatcacatttttccccattctgatggttgatgtgaacattaactgaagctcctgacccgtatctgcatgatgttatacactgcactgctgccacatgattggctgattagataatcgcatgaataagtagatgtttaaattgaaatcagacgtttaaattgtgttgtgttaatttgatgttatcgtaaattggtatatgtctcatcactgtcacgactgctatgttgatcggaactcacccaagaatttcacacactattgcacttgtgtatatggctgtgtgacaataaagtgatttgatttgatttgatgtacaggtgtacctaataaagtgctcagtgagtgtatatactgtatactgtatatatacatctGCATTATATCGGCCTATCTGCCATCCTGCTGTCTAGATATCAGCATCACCATTAAAAAagcccatatcggtcgatcactaatgTTTATGtacaaacaacatttatttttataaataaatgaaaacattatattaaaaaatattataaataaatagagACAAGGGCCCGAAGAAGCTCAGTTCTAACAAATTCATCATACAACATTCCAATGAAATATTGTGCATACagactgaaatcacatttttttgtTACAAACAAAACTGTCTCTACTTTTCAGTGAGACAAACTGCAGTTTCAACTCTTTTTAAATGGGTGAAACAAATagggaaatgggggggggggtgatgcTTTGTGCTGGTGTCAGGCACTGTGAGTATAAGTGTAGAGGGCCGTCGAAAGGGAAAATCCTCTTTGTATAGAGAGAGACGGGTGAATGCAGATACAGTTAAAGTCACAGACAGACAATATCACGACAAAACTAACACACTGTTACGAGATCTATTACAAGACAAATGCACATCAGGAAAGTAACCCAGAACAGAAACTTTGCAATTGAAGGCCCAATCACTGATTTCACAGACATTATAAGAGAAAGAAAAGAAGTTAATATCACAGTTACTCCATAAACAAAACAACCATCACAGACAAGATCTCAATAAAATATCCATCTGCATGTGAAATCAACAGAACTCgtatctctgtctctctgtctgtctgtctgtctgtctgtctgtctggtatCTCACTCACCCAGACGTAGAAGCTCAAGGCTCTGCTGGAGAACAGGCTGCTACTCAGAGGGATGAAGACCGTGGTGTATGTGGCCCACAAAGACTCACCGGCGTCCAGGCCCCGGGGTCCAACACGATTGACCACCATGAGGGGGAggggggagagggagagagaggcagAGCTGCCAGAGACCAGCAGACAAACCAGAgaatcacagagagagagagagagagagagaaaaagagagagacaggggaATGTAAACGCAGGGCGGAGCGACAGGCAGCGAGAGAAAGACATCACGA
Encoded proteins:
- the LOC127422800 gene encoding suppressor APC domain-containing protein 2-like isoform X2, producing the protein MNRDATPSQTEWIMECSASLSLSPLPLMVVNRVGPRGLDAGESLWATYTTVFIPLSSSLFSSRALSFYVWLKQMKELEQEKDSLLAGLDVLEQAREWYQTRIHNVTETQRQVGQSHQSTEFFAESCQSRMDLLLPKLQEVTRCLNDLISFSETALPSGSSLSASSSYSAPPAPPQAILILKEQNRLLTQEVTEKSERITQLEQEKSALIKQLFEARARNTHDSSALDSTFI